The Raoultibacter phocaeensis genome contains a region encoding:
- a CDS encoding glycosyltransferase → MSFESTSPCVSVIVPIYNVGRFLDQCLDSIRSQTLRDIEILCLNDGSTDNSLAIIKRHAAQDERIRVIDKANEGYGATCNRGIDQAKGTYVAIVEPDDYLLPDMYEALTSFAEAFFEPIDVVKEAWFDVLAWDDPATERRVPGYLYKRLSTSKAPQAIEAMPVLLEGHPAIWSALYRREFLVECGIRFNEYPGAGWADNPFLIDTLCQARTIVYLDAMHYCYRNELPPETGAAVAEERLVMPLVRWKDMTQALRAYGTVDRAVWQAHYQRGFNYIDDVIAQGGWESERVKGAIVDDMALMERDIVLDHPKLSPAKKRFYVEQTGCEGKSFPVFPYACHLAREFAVRLRAQGCIGAARALGSFAKRKAASPDADKVE, encoded by the coding sequence ATGAGCTTCGAATCAACATCGCCGTGCGTGTCGGTTATCGTTCCTATCTATAACGTGGGCCGCTTTCTCGATCAGTGCCTTGACAGTATTCGCTCGCAAACGCTGCGCGATATCGAAATACTCTGCCTGAACGACGGATCGACCGATAACTCGCTTGCCATTATCAAGCGCCACGCCGCCCAAGACGAGCGCATCCGCGTGATCGATAAGGCGAACGAAGGCTACGGGGCAACGTGCAACCGGGGGATCGATCAGGCGAAGGGGACCTACGTTGCCATCGTCGAGCCAGACGATTACCTGCTTCCCGACATGTACGAAGCCCTGACGTCGTTTGCCGAAGCGTTCTTTGAACCCATCGACGTGGTGAAGGAAGCGTGGTTCGACGTGCTTGCGTGGGACGATCCGGCAACCGAGCGCAGGGTGCCGGGTTATCTGTACAAGCGGCTGAGCACATCGAAGGCTCCCCAGGCCATCGAAGCGATGCCGGTACTCCTCGAGGGCCACCCCGCCATCTGGTCGGCGCTGTACCGACGGGAATTTCTCGTCGAATGCGGGATCAGGTTCAACGAGTATCCCGGAGCGGGATGGGCCGACAACCCGTTTCTCATCGATACGCTCTGCCAAGCTCGGACTATCGTGTATCTCGATGCGATGCACTACTGCTACCGAAACGAGCTTCCGCCCGAAACCGGTGCGGCAGTCGCCGAAGAGCGGCTCGTCATGCCGCTTGTCCGGTGGAAGGATATGACGCAGGCCCTTCGCGCATACGGTACGGTCGATCGAGCGGTCTGGCAGGCGCATTACCAGCGGGGGTTCAACTACATCGACGACGTTATCGCCCAGGGCGGATGGGAAAGCGAGCGGGTCAAAGGCGCGATTGTCGACGACATGGCTTTGATGGAGCGCGATATCGTGCTCGACCATCCCAAGCTTTCACCTGCGAAAAAGCGGTTCTACGTAGAGCAGACGGGGTGCGAGGGGAAAAGCTTCCCCGTGTTCCCCTACGCATGCCACCTTGCGCGTGAATTCGCCGTACGGCTCAGGGCGCAGGGTTGTATCGGAGCCGCTCGCGCCCTCGGATCGTTTGCGAAGCGAAAAGCTGCAAGCCCAGATGCTGATAAGGTGGAATAG
- a CDS encoding glycosyltransferase family 2 protein, translating to MSESIPEVRPAVSVVIPCYNVEAFLPEVLDSVLGQTLENIEAICVNDGSTDGTLAVIERYAAKDPRVVIIDKPNGGYGHSMNRGMEAATGEFIGIVESDDFIRPTMYEKLYAAAIEHDVDFVRSDFTKFKTGDDGERVFWEEKLTPHDEYYNAVMNPAENLDVFNMQMLNWTGIYRTDFIREHRIVHHESPGASYQDNGFWFQTFCWAKRIYALPEAFYCYRQDNAASSINQNNKVFCMPDEYAWIREFLAANPELEKRFIGVFHYKKMHNLNFAFSLLAPQFQMPFLERYAAEYREAERLDELDKTLFWPEEWDALQQIMADPRAYCAEYNYQIEKKTAYNKAHEAGSLALFRFYVKYEGLRVALGAAARRLRGR from the coding sequence ATGAGCGAGAGCATCCCAGAAGTTCGTCCGGCCGTTTCGGTTGTGATTCCCTGCTACAACGTCGAAGCCTTCCTTCCCGAAGTGCTCGACAGCGTTTTGGGCCAAACACTTGAGAACATCGAGGCGATCTGCGTAAACGACGGGTCGACGGATGGTACGCTTGCCGTCATCGAGCGCTACGCCGCAAAAGACCCGCGCGTCGTGATCATCGACAAGCCCAACGGCGGCTACGGTCACAGCATGAACAGGGGCATGGAGGCGGCCACCGGCGAGTTCATCGGAATCGTGGAATCCGACGATTTCATCCGTCCCACCATGTACGAGAAGCTCTATGCGGCGGCAATCGAGCACGACGTCGACTTCGTGCGGTCCGACTTCACGAAATTCAAGACGGGCGATGACGGCGAGCGCGTGTTCTGGGAAGAGAAGCTCACGCCGCACGACGAGTACTACAACGCGGTCATGAACCCTGCGGAAAACCTCGACGTGTTCAACATGCAGATGCTCAACTGGACGGGCATCTATCGCACCGATTTCATCCGCGAGCATCGTATCGTGCACCATGAGAGTCCAGGTGCGTCGTATCAGGACAACGGGTTCTGGTTCCAGACGTTTTGCTGGGCGAAACGGATATACGCGCTTCCCGAGGCGTTTTACTGCTATCGGCAAGACAACGCAGCTTCTTCGATCAACCAGAACAACAAAGTGTTCTGCATGCCTGACGAGTACGCTTGGATTCGCGAGTTTCTCGCTGCGAACCCCGAGCTTGAGAAGCGTTTCATCGGTGTGTTCCACTACAAGAAGATGCATAATCTCAATTTTGCGTTCTCTCTTTTGGCGCCGCAGTTTCAGATGCCGTTTCTTGAGCGGTATGCCGCAGAGTACCGCGAAGCCGAACGTCTGGATGAGCTTGACAAGACATTGTTTTGGCCCGAGGAGTGGGATGCGCTGCAACAGATCATGGCCGATCCCCGTGCGTATTGTGCCGAATATAACTATCAAATCGAGAAAAAGACGGCTTATAATAAGGCACATGAAGCAGGCTCACTTGCGTTGTTCCGGTTTTATGTGAAATACGAAGGGCTTAGGGTGGCTCTCGGCGCTGCTGCAAGGAGACTGAGGGGAAGATAG
- a CDS encoding ABC transporter ATP-binding protein, with protein sequence MKKNKTGVRPLNPKEMDALDLAVKVDDVTMIFNMASQQLNSLKEFFIAFARRELFFKEFVALDKVSFEVRKGDVYGIVGTNGSGKSTMLKIVAGVLEPSKGACSINGNIAPLIELGAGFDLELSARENIYLNGALLGYRKRYIDEHFEEIVDFAEVRDFLELPMKNYSSGMIARVAFSVATVIVPDILIVDEALSVGDMFFQEKCEKRISELIEKHNTTVLFVSHSIEQVERVCEKAIWIEKGHLRMNGSVEEVCEAYRSMRE encoded by the coding sequence ATGAAAAAAAACAAAACAGGCGTCCGGCCTTTAAACCCCAAAGAAATGGATGCGCTCGACCTTGCCGTTAAGGTCGACGATGTAACCATGATCTTCAACATGGCAAGCCAGCAACTCAACAGCTTGAAGGAATTCTTCATTGCCTTCGCGCGGCGCGAACTCTTCTTCAAGGAATTCGTTGCGCTCGATAAGGTGAGCTTCGAGGTCCGCAAGGGCGATGTCTACGGCATCGTCGGCACGAACGGGTCGGGCAAGTCTACCATGCTCAAGATCGTCGCCGGGGTGCTCGAGCCGTCGAAGGGTGCCTGCAGCATCAACGGCAACATCGCACCGCTCATCGAGCTGGGAGCAGGCTTCGATCTGGAACTTTCGGCTCGCGAAAACATCTATCTCAACGGCGCTTTACTCGGGTATCGGAAACGCTACATCGACGAGCATTTCGAAGAGATCGTCGATTTTGCCGAGGTGAGGGATTTCCTCGAGCTTCCCATGAAAAACTACTCTTCGGGCATGATCGCGCGCGTAGCGTTTTCGGTTGCTACGGTTATCGTCCCCGATATCCTCATCGTCGACGAAGCGCTGTCGGTGGGCGATATGTTCTTCCAGGAAAAATGCGAGAAGCGCATCAGCGAGCTTATCGAAAAGCATAACACGACGGTTCTGTTCGTGTCGCACAGCATCGAACAGGTCGAACGCGTATGCGAGAAGGCCATCTGGATCGAGAAAGGCCACTTGCGCATGAACGGCTCGGTCGAAGAGGTGTGCGAAGCGTACCGGTCGATGAGGGAATAG
- a CDS encoding glycosyltransferase family 2 protein: protein MVDNHTPGSMAPLVSVVVPAYNVGTYIDQCLTSIKGQTYANLEIIVVDDGSTDDTLEHVRNHAIEDARITVLTQENRYAGVARNYGLSHARGEYVAFLDADDFFEPDMIGGLVKRAADTEADVVVCRSLFFDDVTEEVKPIDFCLLYVDPTEVYSGSALQDVMFRFCVGWPWDKLFRVDFVRRHGLQFQDTRTTNDAYFVFMALMLADRIAFSNEEYVFHRTNNAGSLERTRSRSWANAVNAALAIGEGLEERERYDAFEKSYLNWFLNFSLWNLETLEGEARDGLVESLEHSLAPKLPADPPDGFYFDERERVAAELLRADRATAIRCGMLLASQAAHLRSDNAWLRTHAEKLDGELAWRDETIERLQREKQEVLQSRTYTVGKALMALPCAIKDVFSKKGASA, encoded by the coding sequence ATGGTGGATAATCATACGCCGGGATCGATGGCACCGCTTGTTTCGGTCGTCGTGCCGGCGTACAACGTCGGCACGTATATCGACCAATGCCTGACGAGCATCAAGGGGCAAACATACGCGAACCTCGAGATCATCGTCGTCGACGACGGTTCGACCGACGACACGCTTGAGCATGTGCGCAACCATGCGATCGAGGATGCCCGCATAACGGTTCTTACGCAAGAGAACCGTTATGCGGGCGTGGCTCGCAATTACGGGCTTTCCCATGCACGAGGGGAGTACGTCGCATTTCTCGACGCCGACGATTTCTTCGAACCCGACATGATCGGCGGCCTCGTCAAGCGCGCGGCCGACACCGAAGCCGATGTCGTCGTGTGCCGCTCGCTGTTCTTCGACGACGTGACCGAAGAGGTCAAGCCCATCGATTTTTGTCTGCTCTACGTCGATCCAACCGAAGTGTATTCAGGCTCTGCGCTCCAAGACGTCATGTTCAGGTTCTGCGTCGGATGGCCGTGGGACAAGCTTTTCCGGGTCGATTTCGTGCGCCGTCACGGCTTGCAGTTCCAAGATACGCGTACGACGAACGACGCCTACTTCGTGTTCATGGCACTCATGCTCGCCGACCGCATCGCGTTTTCGAACGAGGAGTACGTTTTCCATCGGACGAACAACGCCGGCTCTCTCGAACGTACGAGAAGCCGATCGTGGGCCAACGCCGTCAACGCTGCGCTGGCTATCGGAGAAGGGCTCGAAGAGCGCGAGCGCTACGACGCGTTCGAAAAAAGCTACTTGAACTGGTTTCTCAATTTCTCGCTGTGGAACCTCGAAACGCTTGAGGGCGAGGCGCGCGATGGGCTGGTCGAAAGCTTGGAGCACAGTCTTGCGCCGAAGCTGCCCGCCGATCCGCCCGACGGGTTTTACTTCGACGAGCGTGAGCGCGTTGCCGCAGAGCTTTTGAGAGCAGACCGCGCAACCGCCATACGGTGCGGCATGCTGCTCGCGTCGCAGGCCGCCCATCTGAGAAGCGACAATGCGTGGTTGCGCACCCATGCCGAGAAGCTTGACGGCGAGCTGGCATGGCGCGACGAGACGATCGAACGTCTGCAGCGCGAGAAGCAGGAAGTGCTGCAATCAAGAACGTATACCGTAGGAAAGGCCCTTATGGCCCTACCCTGTGCCATCAAGGACGTGTTTTCAAAGAAGGGCGCATCAGCATGA
- a CDS encoding glycosyltransferase family 2 protein, with the protein MGEPAVSIVIPIHNAEAYLPRCLDSLKAQTFRDCEAILVDDGSTDGSGSLCDEFAAAHENVQVIRHERARGVSAARNAGVAAARGAYVGFVDADDWAAPTLFETLYRIATETESDAAQVQYVLCSGPRTVENGVESVQVLSSEEALADMLVKEEYAVWNRIYSRRLFEACGPACFPEGLTCEDRVGNAKLLSQARRVAVSSRVEYFYFQNLGSISYNGLDARGLDLLEADRIMVETLRTCAGEQVLSLAQDRAAKSSFSLLIKWARFGVTDPDLDEESTVARLFDDFGDNYARLMKSPMSAGKKIAAWQLKHCPGLLRLEFKVLRAASRGEQGGSRG; encoded by the coding sequence ATGGGCGAGCCCGCTGTCAGCATCGTCATACCGATCCATAACGCCGAAGCGTATCTGCCACGGTGCCTGGATTCCCTCAAGGCGCAAACGTTTCGCGATTGCGAAGCGATCCTCGTCGACGACGGTTCGACCGACGGATCGGGGAGTCTCTGCGACGAATTCGCCGCTGCGCACGAGAACGTGCAGGTGATCCGCCATGAGCGGGCACGCGGCGTCTCTGCGGCGCGCAACGCAGGAGTTGCAGCGGCGAGGGGTGCCTACGTCGGGTTCGTCGATGCGGACGATTGGGCGGCGCCCACCCTGTTCGAAACGCTCTATCGCATAGCGACCGAAACCGAAAGCGATGCAGCGCAGGTGCAGTACGTGCTGTGCTCTGGGCCGCGCACCGTGGAAAACGGGGTCGAATCCGTGCAGGTGCTGTCTTCGGAAGAGGCGCTTGCCGACATGCTCGTCAAAGAGGAGTACGCGGTGTGGAACCGCATCTACAGCCGTCGTTTGTTCGAAGCATGCGGACCTGCGTGCTTTCCCGAGGGGCTCACCTGCGAGGATCGTGTGGGTAACGCGAAGCTGCTCTCGCAGGCGAGGCGGGTTGCGGTATCGAGCCGTGTGGAGTACTTCTATTTCCAGAACCTCGGGAGCATTTCGTACAACGGCCTCGATGCGCGCGGACTCGATCTGCTCGAGGCCGATCGGATCATGGTCGAAACGTTGCGAACGTGCGCAGGCGAGCAGGTGCTTTCGCTTGCGCAGGACCGTGCCGCCAAAAGCTCGTTCTCGCTGCTCATCAAGTGGGCGCGGTTCGGCGTGACCGACCCGGATCTCGACGAGGAATCGACGGTGGCGCGACTGTTCGACGATTTCGGGGACAACTACGCTCGCCTGATGAAATCGCCGATGTCGGCGGGCAAGAAGATCGCGGCATGGCAGCTCAAGCACTGCCCAGGTCTGCTCCGCCTTGAATTCAAAGTGCTTCGGGCGGCATCGCGTGGCGAACAAGGAGGCAGCCGTGGGTAA
- a CDS encoding acyltransferase — protein sequence MAKRTLYFDLLTIVSCFAVVCLHCNALVHSFEPTPSWDAALVVEVVAYFAVPVFFMLTGANNMRYREKYGTGEFLKRRLKKLVIPFVIWSLLIYLLQHVVVAQPIDATIGGFLTSFMAGTIEPIYWFFFAIISLTLAMPVLSLLADHRKALWYLVGVSFALMSVAPLLFKAVDLPWNSSLNLPVAGGYVMYAVLGYLVATGDVPKKYRIAVYVAAVACLVFRYAFTYVGSYELGATDRTLFTYTAFTAVLPALAVFLLFKQHDWSSPFFSKHARAITAISGCSFGIYLIHKIILDYLIVGYLDIGYDRILLRIVCPFVLYLGTLGIVYLIKKIPVIRGIVP from the coding sequence ATGGCAAAACGAACACTGTACTTCGACCTGCTTACCATCGTATCGTGCTTTGCAGTCGTCTGCCTTCACTGCAACGCGCTCGTGCACTCGTTCGAGCCCACCCCCTCGTGGGACGCCGCGCTCGTCGTCGAGGTCGTCGCCTACTTCGCCGTTCCGGTTTTCTTCATGCTGACCGGTGCCAACAATATGCGCTATCGCGAAAAGTACGGCACGGGCGAGTTTCTCAAGCGGCGTCTCAAGAAGCTCGTCATACCGTTTGTCATCTGGTCGCTTCTCATCTATCTCCTTCAGCATGTCGTCGTAGCCCAACCGATCGATGCGACGATCGGCGGGTTTCTCACGAGCTTCATGGCCGGCACCATCGAACCCATCTACTGGTTCTTTTTCGCAATCATCTCGCTGACGTTGGCGATGCCCGTCCTTTCGCTGCTCGCCGACCACCGAAAAGCACTCTGGTATCTGGTCGGGGTTTCGTTTGCCCTGATGTCGGTAGCGCCGCTTCTTTTCAAGGCGGTCGATCTTCCCTGGAATTCGTCGCTCAACCTCCCCGTAGCAGGGGGCTACGTCATGTACGCCGTACTCGGCTACCTCGTGGCAACCGGTGACGTCCCCAAGAAATATCGGATCGCCGTCTACGTTGCGGCAGTCGCCTGCCTGGTATTCCGCTACGCTTTCACCTACGTCGGTTCGTACGAACTCGGCGCAACGGACAGAACGCTGTTCACCTATACGGCTTTCACCGCGGTACTACCGGCACTGGCGGTGTTCCTCTTGTTCAAACAGCACGATTGGAGCTCGCCGTTCTTCTCCAAGCACGCGCGCGCCATCACCGCGATATCCGGCTGCAGCTTCGGCATATACCTCATACACAAGATCATCCTCGACTACCTGATCGTCGGATACCTGGATATCGGCTACGACCGGATCCTTTTGAGAATCGTCTGCCCGTTCGTCTTATATCTGGGCACCCTGGGAATCGTGTATCTCATAAAAAAGATACCCGTGATCAGAGGCATCGTTCCCTGA
- a CDS encoding glycosyltransferase family 2 protein, with the protein MGKLLTIAMPCYNVEAYLERGLDSLADERFSDDLEVLIVNDGSTDSTKEIAQRFVDAHPSIFTLIDKENGGHGSGINAGIAHATGKYFRIVDGDDWVNTDNLVLLLERLRTADSDIVVDVKREVDMASMQGDVVFLPEYVETGTELSFSEVCNREDTESCITIHTLTVKTDLLRSSGIAIREHIFYVDYEYIVKATSRADTVTFFPIEIYQYLVGNANQSVAAENWVKRYRHHETVVRELLQFDEENAFSAAIQAYVTRKIQLVINTHYNVLLIFDKDRKQGLARAKAFRTWLHERYPSYAELTDKRYRKALALHYFGVDAAKLGKIMGR; encoded by the coding sequence GTGGGTAAGCTGCTCACTATAGCCATGCCGTGCTACAACGTGGAAGCGTATCTCGAGCGCGGTCTGGACTCGCTCGCCGATGAGCGTTTTTCCGACGATCTCGAGGTTCTCATCGTAAATGACGGCTCGACCGATTCGACAAAGGAGATCGCGCAGCGGTTCGTTGACGCCCATCCGTCGATATTCACGCTTATCGACAAAGAGAACGGGGGGCACGGATCGGGCATCAACGCGGGTATCGCGCATGCGACGGGTAAATATTTCCGTATCGTCGACGGCGATGATTGGGTCAACACGGACAATCTCGTGCTGCTGCTCGAGCGGTTGCGAACCGCCGATTCCGACATAGTCGTCGACGTCAAACGCGAGGTCGACATGGCCTCGATGCAAGGCGACGTCGTGTTTTTGCCCGAGTACGTCGAAACCGGAACCGAGCTGTCGTTTTCCGAGGTATGCAATCGCGAGGACACCGAATCCTGTATCACCATCCACACGCTCACCGTGAAAACCGATCTGCTGCGTTCGAGCGGCATCGCCATTCGCGAGCACATCTTCTACGTCGATTACGAATACATCGTGAAGGCGACGAGCCGTGCCGATACGGTTACGTTCTTCCCGATAGAGATATACCAATACCTCGTCGGCAACGCGAACCAGAGCGTTGCGGCCGAAAACTGGGTCAAGCGCTACCGTCATCATGAAACCGTGGTGAGGGAGCTGCTGCAGTTCGATGAAGAAAACGCTTTCAGCGCGGCGATTCAAGCCTATGTGACGCGCAAGATCCAGCTCGTCATCAACACGCATTACAACGTGCTGCTCATCTTCGACAAGGATCGCAAACAGGGGCTTGCACGTGCTAAAGCGTTTCGCACGTGGCTGCACGAGCGGTATCCTTCCTATGCCGAGCTTACAGATAAGCGCTACCGAAAAGCGCTGGCTCTGCACTATTTCGGCGTCGATGCTGCCAAACTGGGAAAGATCATGGGGCGCTAG
- a CDS encoding glycosyltransferase family 2 protein codes for MADTVSVILTVYNMESCLRDTMDSVLSQTYRNLEVICIDDGSTDTSLEILEQCARDDGRVTVFTQENVGPARSRNRGLDLASGDYVMLLDSDDLYDHDMIEKLFSRAKETNADIVVCRSVEYDHCTQTVSKAPWTAKVEQIPLKDPFSCGDMNDYILTAFIGWPWDKLYRRSFIEKYSLRFPALNNSEDLYFVFLSLVLAERISFFDEVLIRHRVNRSGSVSNSRTANPTDFYEGICLLKEKLREEPVRYERLSWGFLNWAFDYTLWNIETLPEGAVRLELIQRLSQDGFPEIELMHHGVGYFTLIPDCHERYASLVRELDGAAPCNPRENEKHPRLSYVTAFFAEAQKRGFKSAVGDVVYWLIGKMKAQDSDAQRRAKDRGALLPYVNRCSSEQSDPVKGEHR; via the coding sequence TTGGCGGATACAGTTTCGGTTATCCTGACCGTGTACAACATGGAGTCGTGCTTGCGCGATACCATGGACTCTGTTTTGTCGCAGACGTATCGGAATCTTGAAGTGATCTGCATTGATGACGGCTCGACCGACACGTCGCTTGAGATCCTCGAGCAGTGCGCACGCGATGATGGGCGGGTGACGGTATTCACGCAGGAAAACGTCGGTCCGGCCCGATCCCGCAATCGCGGGCTCGATCTTGCTTCGGGCGATTACGTCATGCTCCTCGACTCGGACGATCTGTACGATCATGACATGATCGAGAAGCTTTTTTCCCGCGCAAAAGAAACGAATGCGGATATTGTGGTGTGCCGTTCGGTCGAATACGATCACTGCACGCAAACCGTGTCGAAGGCGCCTTGGACGGCCAAGGTGGAGCAGATACCTCTGAAAGACCCTTTCTCATGCGGCGACATGAACGATTATATCCTGACTGCATTCATCGGATGGCCGTGGGACAAACTGTACCGGCGTTCGTTCATCGAAAAGTACAGCCTGCGGTTTCCCGCGTTGAACAACAGCGAAGATCTGTATTTCGTATTTCTTTCGCTCGTTTTGGCCGAGCGCATCAGCTTCTTCGACGAAGTGCTCATACGGCATCGGGTGAACCGTTCCGGTTCGGTGTCGAATTCGCGTACGGCCAATCCAACCGATTTCTACGAGGGCATATGCCTTCTCAAAGAAAAGCTCAGGGAAGAGCCGGTTCGCTATGAGCGTCTGTCGTGGGGATTTCTCAACTGGGCGTTCGACTATACGCTGTGGAATATCGAAACGCTTCCCGAGGGGGCGGTGAGGCTCGAGCTTATCCAGAGGCTCTCGCAAGACGGTTTTCCCGAGATCGAGCTTATGCACCATGGCGTCGGATACTTCACGCTTATACCCGACTGCCATGAAAGGTATGCAAGCTTGGTGAGAGAGCTCGACGGGGCCGCCCCCTGCAATCCGCGCGAAAACGAAAAGCATCCGCGCCTCAGCTATGTGACGGCCTTCTTCGCCGAAGCGCAGAAGCGCGGCTTCAAATCGGCCGTCGGCGATGTGGTCTACTGGCTTATCGGGAAGATGAAGGCTCAGGACAGCGATGCGCAGCGCCGCGCGAAGGATCGCGGGGCGCTGCTTCCCTATGTCAACAGGTGCTCGTCTGAGCAAAGCGATCCCGTGAAAGGGGAACACCGATGA
- a CDS encoding DUF2142 domain-containing protein → MVLTKADSRMLGTSRSLYVAQFLLYGLFVIIGEAGLLASICYHYQDGWFTFETAVALVFLIAAAALFFMLWSRAHKKEQTLFILVATPLLAGFALFMMPFAVPDEFTHINRVFDNRSACPLTTPAQLLDAYAWIDTYQTLGGFLALDFDYSLTKETEFCASTYSEINYLPPALVVAVGKLFGINGYVLIFVARLSNAALYLAACYWMIGRLPFGKKLAFVFLLNPMLLQQEASCSADALCNIAILCFFVQLIAMRFGRESHFPKREWFVLFAFAVLVAVCKYVYLPLLLSAIILYPKIRSTAVKKALPVVIVALMIGAVAFVVLRGYGDSLSRLLGTFQVDTFFGSLGATTAQEGVTMLWQFAGGNLGWPYMNYVDAGATVRVPVVWTVFLALLVLAAFASADEKAAFKRWERICLVAVGLFEIIVVFAALWMGAEGAVTWLQGRYFIPPAFLLLYALVLSRPTRLDRIPVTAFAVAMLAINAFSLMTVIRWFW, encoded by the coding sequence ATGGTTCTTACGAAAGCGGATTCTCGGATGCTCGGTACAAGCAGATCCTTATACGTCGCCCAGTTTCTGCTGTACGGTCTTTTCGTCATCATCGGGGAAGCGGGCCTGCTCGCTTCCATCTGCTATCACTATCAGGATGGTTGGTTCACGTTCGAGACCGCCGTTGCTCTCGTCTTTCTCATTGCGGCGGCAGCTTTGTTCTTCATGCTTTGGAGCAGGGCGCACAAGAAGGAGCAAACGCTTTTCATACTGGTTGCCACGCCGCTTTTGGCGGGGTTCGCTCTCTTCATGATGCCCTTCGCGGTGCCCGATGAGTTTACCCATATCAACAGAGTCTTCGACAATCGGTCTGCCTGCCCCCTCACCACGCCTGCGCAACTGCTCGATGCGTATGCTTGGATTGACACCTATCAAACGCTCGGCGGTTTTCTTGCTCTGGATTTCGATTATTCCCTTACCAAGGAAACCGAGTTCTGCGCGTCGACGTATTCGGAGATCAACTATCTTCCCCCCGCACTGGTCGTTGCCGTCGGGAAGCTTTTCGGCATCAACGGCTACGTGCTGATTTTCGTTGCGAGACTTTCAAACGCCGCACTGTATCTCGCTGCATGCTACTGGATGATCGGTCGGCTTCCGTTTGGTAAGAAGCTCGCGTTCGTCTTCTTGCTCAATCCCATGCTGCTTCAGCAGGAGGCATCGTGCTCTGCCGATGCGCTGTGCAATATCGCCATACTCTGCTTCTTCGTGCAGCTTATCGCGATGCGTTTCGGGCGCGAATCGCATTTCCCGAAGCGGGAATGGTTCGTGCTGTTCGCGTTCGCCGTGCTCGTCGCGGTGTGCAAGTACGTGTATCTGCCTTTGCTGTTGTCGGCTATCATCCTTTATCCGAAGATACGGAGCACAGCGGTAAAGAAGGCCCTTCCCGTTGTCATCGTCGCGTTGATGATCGGAGCGGTCGCATTTGTCGTTCTTCGGGGCTATGGCGATTCTCTCTCCCGGCTGCTCGGTACGTTTCAGGTGGATACGTTCTTCGGTTCCCTCGGCGCCACGACTGCGCAGGAGGGCGTAACGATGCTCTGGCAGTTCGCGGGCGGCAATCTCGGATGGCCCTACATGAACTACGTCGATGCAGGTGCGACCGTGCGCGTACCGGTGGTTTGGACGGTGTTTCTGGCGCTGCTCGTTCTCGCAGCTTTTGCGAGTGCCGATGAGAAGGCAGCCTTCAAACGGTGGGAGCGCATCTGCTTGGTTGCGGTCGGTCTTTTCGAGATAATCGTAGTATTTGCCGCCTTGTGGATGGGGGCCGAAGGCGCCGTCACGTGGCTTCAGGGTCGGTATTTCATCCCGCCGGCGTTCCTTCTGCTCTATGCGCTCGTGCTTTCGCGACCGACGAGGCTCGACCGCATTCCAGTGACGGCTTTCGCCGTCGCCATGCTCGCCATCAACGCGTTTTCTCTCATGACGGTCATTCGCTGGTTTTGGTGA
- a CDS encoding ABC transporter permease has product MNTANFNFKRDGFVLASLVTKDFKLKYRRSVLGVVWSILNPLLMMIVLSAVFSFIFRAGIDNFPLYLILGTTLFNFMSAATNGGMMSILDSASLIKKIRINKMVFPLEKVIFELVNFVISLVAVVIVMLYFQVAPTWNILFLPLLLVYMIMFCTGLALILASLAVFFRDVIHLWGVIIMAWTYATPLFYPFDMLIDWMKVLMQFNPMYHFVTYFREIALYAQTPSLESNLLCFAMGAITLAVGIVVFNKSQKKFILYV; this is encoded by the coding sequence ATGAATACCGCGAACTTCAACTTCAAGCGAGACGGGTTCGTCCTCGCATCGCTTGTGACGAAGGATTTCAAACTCAAGTACCGCCGCAGCGTGTTGGGCGTGGTTTGGTCCATACTCAATCCATTGCTCATGATGATCGTGCTTTCAGCGGTGTTCTCGTTCATCTTTCGAGCGGGGATCGATAACTTTCCGCTCTATCTCATTCTCGGAACGACGCTTTTCAACTTCATGTCGGCTGCCACGAACGGCGGCATGATGTCGATTCTCGATTCGGCCTCGCTCATAAAAAAGATCCGCATCAACAAGATGGTGTTTCCGCTCGAAAAGGTCATCTTCGAGCTCGTCAACTTCGTCATCTCCCTCGTTGCGGTCGTTATCGTCATGCTGTACTTTCAAGTTGCGCCGACGTGGAACATTCTGTTCCTCCCGCTTTTGCTCGTGTACATGATTATGTTTTGCACGGGTTTGGCTTTGATTCTCGCGTCGCTTGCGGTGTTTTTCCGCGATGTCATCCATCTTTGGGGTGTCATAATCATGGCTTGGACCTATGCGACTCCTTTGTTCTACCCGTTCGATATGCTGATCGATTGGATGAAGGTGCTCATGCAGTTCAATCCCATGTATCACTTCGTCACGTACTTTCGCGAGATAGCCCTTTATGCGCAAACGCCCAGCCTCGAAAGCAATCTGCTCTGCTTTGCGATGGGAGCGATCACCCTCGCCGTCGGTATCGTCGTATTCAACAAGTCACAGAAGAAATTCATCCTCTATGTGTAA